The proteins below are encoded in one region of Planctopirus limnophila DSM 3776:
- a CDS encoding phosphoribosyl-ATP pyrophosphatase has product MSDLLKRLEAQLEHRLKELPAGSYVTELSQAGHHMMATTLVEKAYQMVEACAEEDAGNPGDVPAAAANVLFHWMLLLKAYGHDLSTVERELMQRFDLR; this is encoded by the coding sequence ATGAGTGATTTGCTCAAGCGGCTCGAAGCACAGTTGGAACACCGGCTCAAGGAACTCCCCGCCGGTTCTTATGTGACGGAACTTTCGCAGGCGGGTCATCACATGATGGCCACGACGCTGGTTGAAAAGGCCTACCAGATGGTCGAAGCCTGTGCAGAAGAGGATGCAGGGAATCCGGGCGATGTTCCTGCAGCAGCTGCCAATGTGTTGTTCCACTGGATGCTGCTGCTCAAGGCCTACGGACATGACTTGAGCACGGTTGAGCGAGAACTGATGCAGCGTTTTGATCTGCGGTGA
- a CDS encoding SRPBCC family protein, translating to MPQFESQVQLPAAPEKIFDFISRPKNLASLSPPDAGLVFVEAPEVLSLGSIMVCRVQAYGVVQQLEQKITVFNSPVGFREELIKGPIKSYIHDYIIEQQDDELCVLKNRIEFEPPGGLIGLMVTADKILDQLEDAFAYRRQMLVKAFS from the coding sequence ATGCCACAGTTTGAGAGTCAGGTTCAGCTTCCTGCAGCACCGGAAAAAATCTTCGATTTTATCTCACGTCCGAAGAATCTCGCTTCGCTGAGTCCTCCAGATGCTGGTCTGGTTTTTGTGGAAGCTCCCGAAGTGTTATCTCTCGGCAGCATCATGGTCTGTCGAGTTCAGGCTTACGGCGTCGTCCAGCAACTTGAGCAGAAGATCACGGTCTTTAATTCTCCCGTGGGCTTTCGCGAGGAACTGATCAAAGGCCCTATTAAAAGTTACATTCACGATTACATCATCGAACAGCAGGATGATGAGTTGTGCGTGCTGAAAAATCGAATTGAGTTTGAGCCACCGGGAGGCCTGATTGGCCTGATGGTCACTGCCGACAAGATTCTCGATCAACTGGAAGATGCCTTCGCTTATCGCCGTCAGATGCTGGTCAAGGCGTTTTCGTAA
- the miaA gene encoding tRNA (adenosine(37)-N6)-dimethylallyltransferase MiaA, producing the protein MQFPAELLNQCWFLTGATASGKTAVSLELAKLLDAEIIALDSMTLYRKMDIGTAKPTISERLATAHHLFDVIEPWEEFSVAEYLKSARQVAEEIVQRHKTPLFVGGAGLYLRSLLRGVFNGPAADWELRKKWETLAITAGNQAVHDLLAQCDPPAAARLHVNDLRRVIRALEVFELTGIPLSAQQNQPPVEGIHKVFALMPPRGWLAERIERRLMQMVQQGLVAENLRLMELERPLSHTARQALGYKEILDWLETLRPEARHPELSLPEAVFITMRDRTRQFAKRQETWFRNLEECRQIPIDPQDSPVTIARQILKAAENRS; encoded by the coding sequence ATGCAGTTTCCCGCAGAACTTCTCAACCAGTGCTGGTTTCTGACCGGGGCGACCGCCAGTGGAAAGACCGCAGTCTCTCTCGAACTGGCAAAATTGCTCGATGCAGAGATTATTGCTCTGGATTCGATGACACTGTATCGAAAAATGGACATCGGTACAGCAAAGCCGACTATCTCGGAGCGTCTGGCGACGGCGCACCATTTGTTTGATGTCATTGAACCCTGGGAAGAATTCAGTGTGGCGGAGTATCTGAAAAGTGCCCGTCAGGTGGCTGAAGAGATTGTCCAGCGTCACAAGACCCCGCTGTTTGTCGGTGGAGCGGGGTTATATCTGAGGAGCCTGCTGCGTGGCGTTTTTAATGGCCCGGCTGCTGATTGGGAGCTCCGCAAGAAGTGGGAGACGTTGGCGATCACTGCGGGAAATCAGGCTGTTCATGACCTTCTGGCCCAATGCGATCCTCCCGCAGCGGCTCGATTACATGTGAATGATTTGCGGCGAGTGATCCGCGCATTAGAGGTTTTTGAGCTGACGGGCATTCCGTTGTCTGCGCAACAGAATCAACCGCCAGTCGAAGGGATCCACAAAGTCTTTGCTTTGATGCCCCCTCGAGGCTGGTTAGCCGAACGCATCGAACGGAGATTAATGCAGATGGTTCAGCAAGGGCTGGTGGCGGAAAACCTCAGACTTATGGAACTGGAGCGCCCTCTCAGCCATACCGCCCGACAGGCATTGGGCTACAAAGAGATTCTCGATTGGCTGGAAACCCTGAGGCCTGAAGCTCGACACCCGGAACTTTCTCTCCCTGAAGCTGTGTTTATCACCATGCGCGATCGCACACGACAGTTTGCCAAGCGACAGGAAACATGGTTCCGTAATCTGGAAGAATGTCGGCAAATCCCCATCGATCCCCAGGACAGTCCAGTCACGATTGCACGGCAGATATTGAAAGCCGCCGAGAATCGATCGTGA